The Diorhabda sublineata isolate icDioSubl1.1 chromosome 6, icDioSubl1.1, whole genome shotgun sequence genome includes a window with the following:
- the LOC130445337 gene encoding protein kintoun isoform X2, which translates to MSDTFERLQELNLTRDEVNRIGEALKKPEFRKLLSDYVEEIQDPKNKELYEKEITELEKERGNDITFIHPKPCYVIKTSVDGNRKGFVNVCSNELVGKPSSTPTVKGGEKGLTWSLPHSLSPPREDVDNKRQRCQVFDVIFHPDTLHLANKNKPFRDMVNKTALEAVENNFNVILDKKNLKFPKLSYKGIIHSSVIRKPSENIPEHSPEEREILNKLFAEADKNQPAPKKHKKPRKTSTDDEKSEYTIPKYFIKHRSHVEMEDFTEHKGAKLNAAIPKELVVDIMLPLLKSSADITLDVTEKTVQLVSENPAKYKLNLTLPYRVNDSMGSAKFDKDKKKLVITLPVKRNSSAIIDFSDSGVESDQCSRETPESEEDIADKHSIENNEPVSEVYLEKSVDFRTKFLDESLHYNLPEFTCHLFENSIAFTLNVKNVDDKSVDKVLLKGGSCVHIKFTSIGSSFYPSHYSFFVKFSSEKIDEEQTSIEVWDNNVILQLPLICDKPIMSYFYGSSENNLLEKYVEEPAVINQILEDIKEEKSSEDLIQIKEQGRDKSVGVIDSSTQAKHKQDQNDGILNGKQSKAIDIVGTSYESSGDELSCSSFSPSKNKGILKRISSNRFSVGRSISESSLDNYAFSSYENCYTSLDSVIPEDGQVSSSEKKTVRFNDVVMSQLFRSNSSILGQKKKNQRKARNKKRAMERRHSESEASGDEKKEGDLKDCDFKKDNFKKYDNIFHLEVDN; encoded by the exons atgtCAGATACTTTCGAACGTTTGCAAGAGTTGAATTTAACTCGTGACGAGGTAAATCGTATCGGAGAAGCATTAAAGAAACCGGAATTCAGAAAGTTACTAAGTGATTACGTGGAAGAAATTCAAGATCCTAAAAATAAAGAACTTTACGAAAAGGAAATTACAGAGTTAGAAAAAGAAAGAGGAAACGATATAACTTTTATTCATCCCAAACCTTGTTACGTTATCAAGACAAGTGTTGACGGAAACCGAAAAGGGTTTGTTAACGTTTGCAGCAACGAATTAGTCGGAAAACCGTCTTCCACACCAACAGTTAAAGGAGGAGAAAAGGGTTTGACGTGGTCATTACCTCATTCTTTGTCACCTCCAAGAGAGGACGTCGATAATAAAAGGCAGCGGTGCCAG gTATTTGATGTGATTTTTCATCCGGATACACTCCATTtggcaaataaaaataaaccttTCAGAGATATGGTGAACAAAACGGCGCTGGAAGCTgttgaaaacaatttcaatgtaattctagacaagaaaaatttgaaatttccaaaattatcttaCAAAGGCATAATTCATTCTAGTGTCATAAGAAAACCCTCAGAAAATATACCTGAACATTCTCCAGAAGAAAGagaaatattgaacaaattatttGCCGAAGCTGACAAAAATCAACCTGCACCTAAGAAACATAAAAAGCCAAGGAAAACCAGTACCGATGATGAAAAATCCGAGTATACTATTCCAAAGTATTTCATCAAACACAGAAGTCATGTGGAAATGGAGGATTTTACAGAACACAAGGGAGCAAAATTGAATGCCGCTATTCCAAAAGAACTTGTCGTTGATATAATGTTGCCTTTGCTAAAATCATCAGCAGATATTACACTAGATGTTACGGAAAAAACTGTACAACTCGTTAGTGAAAATCCTGCAAAGTACAAACTAAACTTAACTCTGCCTTATCGTGTTAATGATTCTATGGGCAGTGCTAAAtttgataaagataaaaaaaaattagtcattaCACTACCCGTAAAACGTAATTCGTCCGCAATTATCGATTTTAGCGATAGTGGAGTTGAAAGTGATCAGTGTTCCCGTGAAACTCCCGAATCCGAAGAAGATATAGCCGATAAACATTCGATTGAAAACAACGAACCGGTTAGTGAGGTGTATCTAGAGAAATCTGTCGATTTCCGGACTAAGTTTTTGGACGAAAGTTTACATTATAATTTACCCGAATTTACTTGTCACCTATTCGAAAATAGTATTGCATTTACTTTGAACGTTAAAAACGTCGACGACAAATCCGTCGATAAAGTATTACTCAAAGGAGGCTCGTGTGTTCACATTAAATTTACAAGTATAGGTTCCAGTTTCTATCCGTCTCATTATTCTTTCTTCGTGAAATTTTCCTCAGAGAAGATCGATGAAGAACAAACATCTATTGAAGTATGGGACAATAATGTTATATTACAGCTACCACTTATTTGTGATAAACCTATCATGTCCTATTTCTATGGATCCAGTGAAAATAACCTGTTGGAAAAATATGTAGAAGAACCCGCTGTTATTAATCAGATCCTTGAAGATATTAAAGAAGAGAAATCGTCCGAAGATTTAATCCAAATTAAAGAACAGGGAAGGGATAAATCAG TTGGTGTTATTGATTCTTCAACTCAGGCAAAACATAAACAAGATCAAAATGATGGTATTTTAAATGGGAAACAATCCAAAGCTATCGACATTGTTGGTACGTCTTATGAATCGAGTGGTGATGAATTGAGCTGCAGTAGCTTTAGTCCATCTAAAAATAAGGGTATATTAAAAAGGATATCGTCCAATCGATTTTCAGTCGGTCGTAGTATATCTGAATCGAGTTTAGATAATTATGCATTTTCTTCTTATGAAAATTGTTACACCAGCCTAGATTCTGTTATACCCGAAGATGGTCAAGTATCTTCTTCCGAAAAGAAAACTGTCAGGTTCAATGATGTCGTTATGAGTCAATTATTTAG gTCAAATTCCAGTATTTTAGgtcagaaaaagaaaaatcagaGGAAAGCTAGAAATAAAAAGCGGGCAATGGAACGTCGTCACAGCGAAAGCGAAGCATCAGGCGATGAGAAAAAAGAGGGAGATTTAAAGGACTGCGATTTCAAAAAggacaattttaaaaaatacgataatatttttcatttggaagtcgataattga
- the LOC130445337 gene encoding protein kintoun isoform X1 has product MSDTFERLQELNLTRDEVNRIGEALKKPEFRKLLSDYVEEIQDPKNKELYEKEITELEKERGNDITFIHPKPCYVIKTSVDGNRKGFVNVCSNELVGKPSSTPTVKGGEKGLTWSLPHSLSPPREDVDNKRQRCQVFDVIFHPDTLHLANKNKPFRDMVNKTALEAVENNFNVILDKKNLKFPKLSYKGIIHSSVIRKPSENIPEHSPEEREILNKLFAEADKNQPAPKKHKKPRKTSTDDEKSEYTIPKYFIKHRSHVEMEDFTEHKGAKLNAAIPKELVVDIMLPLLKSSADITLDVTEKTVQLVSENPAKYKLNLTLPYRVNDSMGSAKFDKDKKKLVITLPVKRNSSAIIDFSDSGVESDQCSRETPESEEDIADKHSIENNEPVSEVYLEKSVDFRTKFLDESLHYNLPEFTCHLFENSIAFTLNVKNVDDKSVDKVLLKGGSCVHIKFTSIGSSFYPSHYSFFVKFSSEKIDEEQTSIEVWDNNVILQLPLICDKPIMSYFYGSSENNLLEKYVEEPAVINQILEDIKEEKSSEDLIQIKEQGRDKSEVGVIDSSTQAKHKQDQNDGILNGKQSKAIDIVGTSYESSGDELSCSSFSPSKNKGILKRISSNRFSVGRSISESSLDNYAFSSYENCYTSLDSVIPEDGQVSSSEKKTVRFNDVVMSQLFRSNSSILGQKKKNQRKARNKKRAMERRHSESEASGDEKKEGDLKDCDFKKDNFKKYDNIFHLEVDN; this is encoded by the exons atgtCAGATACTTTCGAACGTTTGCAAGAGTTGAATTTAACTCGTGACGAGGTAAATCGTATCGGAGAAGCATTAAAGAAACCGGAATTCAGAAAGTTACTAAGTGATTACGTGGAAGAAATTCAAGATCCTAAAAATAAAGAACTTTACGAAAAGGAAATTACAGAGTTAGAAAAAGAAAGAGGAAACGATATAACTTTTATTCATCCCAAACCTTGTTACGTTATCAAGACAAGTGTTGACGGAAACCGAAAAGGGTTTGTTAACGTTTGCAGCAACGAATTAGTCGGAAAACCGTCTTCCACACCAACAGTTAAAGGAGGAGAAAAGGGTTTGACGTGGTCATTACCTCATTCTTTGTCACCTCCAAGAGAGGACGTCGATAATAAAAGGCAGCGGTGCCAG gTATTTGATGTGATTTTTCATCCGGATACACTCCATTtggcaaataaaaataaaccttTCAGAGATATGGTGAACAAAACGGCGCTGGAAGCTgttgaaaacaatttcaatgtaattctagacaagaaaaatttgaaatttccaaaattatcttaCAAAGGCATAATTCATTCTAGTGTCATAAGAAAACCCTCAGAAAATATACCTGAACATTCTCCAGAAGAAAGagaaatattgaacaaattatttGCCGAAGCTGACAAAAATCAACCTGCACCTAAGAAACATAAAAAGCCAAGGAAAACCAGTACCGATGATGAAAAATCCGAGTATACTATTCCAAAGTATTTCATCAAACACAGAAGTCATGTGGAAATGGAGGATTTTACAGAACACAAGGGAGCAAAATTGAATGCCGCTATTCCAAAAGAACTTGTCGTTGATATAATGTTGCCTTTGCTAAAATCATCAGCAGATATTACACTAGATGTTACGGAAAAAACTGTACAACTCGTTAGTGAAAATCCTGCAAAGTACAAACTAAACTTAACTCTGCCTTATCGTGTTAATGATTCTATGGGCAGTGCTAAAtttgataaagataaaaaaaaattagtcattaCACTACCCGTAAAACGTAATTCGTCCGCAATTATCGATTTTAGCGATAGTGGAGTTGAAAGTGATCAGTGTTCCCGTGAAACTCCCGAATCCGAAGAAGATATAGCCGATAAACATTCGATTGAAAACAACGAACCGGTTAGTGAGGTGTATCTAGAGAAATCTGTCGATTTCCGGACTAAGTTTTTGGACGAAAGTTTACATTATAATTTACCCGAATTTACTTGTCACCTATTCGAAAATAGTATTGCATTTACTTTGAACGTTAAAAACGTCGACGACAAATCCGTCGATAAAGTATTACTCAAAGGAGGCTCGTGTGTTCACATTAAATTTACAAGTATAGGTTCCAGTTTCTATCCGTCTCATTATTCTTTCTTCGTGAAATTTTCCTCAGAGAAGATCGATGAAGAACAAACATCTATTGAAGTATGGGACAATAATGTTATATTACAGCTACCACTTATTTGTGATAAACCTATCATGTCCTATTTCTATGGATCCAGTGAAAATAACCTGTTGGAAAAATATGTAGAAGAACCCGCTGTTATTAATCAGATCCTTGAAGATATTAAAGAAGAGAAATCGTCCGAAGATTTAATCCAAATTAAAGAACAGGGAAGGGATAAATCAG AAGTTGGTGTTATTGATTCTTCAACTCAGGCAAAACATAAACAAGATCAAAATGATGGTATTTTAAATGGGAAACAATCCAAAGCTATCGACATTGTTGGTACGTCTTATGAATCGAGTGGTGATGAATTGAGCTGCAGTAGCTTTAGTCCATCTAAAAATAAGGGTATATTAAAAAGGATATCGTCCAATCGATTTTCAGTCGGTCGTAGTATATCTGAATCGAGTTTAGATAATTATGCATTTTCTTCTTATGAAAATTGTTACACCAGCCTAGATTCTGTTATACCCGAAGATGGTCAAGTATCTTCTTCCGAAAAGAAAACTGTCAGGTTCAATGATGTCGTTATGAGTCAATTATTTAG gTCAAATTCCAGTATTTTAGgtcagaaaaagaaaaatcagaGGAAAGCTAGAAATAAAAAGCGGGCAATGGAACGTCGTCACAGCGAAAGCGAAGCATCAGGCGATGAGAAAAAAGAGGGAGATTTAAAGGACTGCGATTTCAAAAAggacaattttaaaaaatacgataatatttttcatttggaagtcgataattga
- the LOC130445086 gene encoding uronyl 2-sulfotransferase-like: MTGLKPNCLAYQNQTMSTFNGVRRCIIIYLKSWLIKRNLYDNDLSQITFKTTEIAVSFVYPKHVTKSLAQLGKMDEVNKYILFLNYVPKCGSEILILLLQKLQGYNNYRHVRLKGGSTKVLTNLQQDNVVSEIYDTVKAVAVPVSFDQHVFFLNFTTFDKQFPTYINFIRDPIDRVLLRSSKKHYNYKCFMSKRNDCNINNGQLYELSVPYFCGHDYRCLNLDNNWALQRAKDNVVKYFPVVGVLEEFNVTLEILEHKIPYFFKGIQKLYQNDYLHLQNNRKKLIAPKLIRQKLETVLVNELDFYLWIKSRLFQQLQILYGDHRH, translated from the exons ATGACTGGACTAAAACCAAATTGCCTTGCATACCAAAATCAAACCATG TCAACCTTTAACGGTGTACGTAGGTGcattattatttatctaaaaaGTTGGCTAATCAAAAGAAATCTGTATG acAACGATTTATCACAAATTACTTTCAAAACAACGGAAATTGCCGTTTCATTCGTATACCCAAAACATGTGACGAAATCTTTGGCGCAATTAGGAAAAATGGATGaagtaaataaatacatattatttttgaactacGTCCCTAAATGTGGATcggaaatattaattttacttttacaaaaattacaagGCTACAACAACTATAGACACGTAAGGTTGAAAGGTGGAAGTACCAAAGTTTTGACTAATTTACAACAG gATAATGTGGTGTCTGAAATATACGATACGGTAAAAGCGGTGGCGGTTCCTGTCAGTTTTGATCAACATGTATTCTTTTTGAATTTCACAACTTTTGACAAACAATTTCCTAcctatataaatttcattagaGATCCAATTGATAGAGTATTATTAAG gtcatcaaaaaaacattataattacAAATGTTTTATGAGTAAAAGAAACGATTGCAACATAAATAATGGACAACTCTATGAATTATCGGTTCCTTATTTCTGTGGTCACGATTATCGATGTTT gAATCTCGATAACAATTGGGCTTTGCAAAGAGCCAAAGAcaatgttgtaaaatattttccagttgTAGGCGTTCTAGAGGAGTTTAACGTTACATTAGAAATATTAGAACACAAAATACCATACTTTTTCAAGGGAATTCAAAAGTTGTATCAAAATGATTACCTTC atttacaaaataatcgaaAGAAATTAATTGCACCAAAACTAATCAGACAAAAACTGGAAACTGTTTTGGTTAAcgaattagatttttatttatggaTAAAGAGTAGACTGTTTCAACAATTACAAATTTTGTATGGTGATCATCGGCATTAA